A stretch of the Leptospira stimsonii genome encodes the following:
- a CDS encoding rhodanese-like domain-containing protein: protein MKNRTGFLLKRKSILSFLIIGLIIQIFCAKTKEASDKNKVEEWISGNALVVDVRTPQEFESGHYTNAVNIPLDQISSRLEEFGPLDRKIVLYCRSGRRSQEALKVLQSKGFSNAINAGGLTDLP from the coding sequence ATGAAAAATCGAACAGGATTCTTGTTAAAACGGAAGTCGATTCTTTCCTTTCTGATCATCGGATTGATCATTCAGATTTTCTGTGCAAAGACAAAAGAAGCTTCGGATAAAAATAAGGTCGAAGAATGGATTTCCGGGAATGCACTCGTTGTGGATGTTCGTACTCCGCAGGAATTCGAAAGCGGTCATTATACGAATGCAGTGAACATTCCTCTGGATCAGATTTCTTCTCGCCTTGAAGAATTCGGTCCACTCGATCGTAAGATCGTTTTGTACTGTCGTTCAGGTCGCCGCAGTCAGGAAGCCCTCAAGGTGCTTCAATCCAAAGGTTTTTCGAATGCGATCAACGCAGGCGGCTTGACGGATCTACCTTAG
- a CDS encoding HIT family protein has product MEESNSTQWDEPRKNLFSIHKLDYARGKRPEVDCILCGICRKDPDVPNLTVSETDLTIVSVNLYPYNPGHLMIFPKRHILAYEEMTAQEALEIHEGASKAIRILKKLWNVQGFNLGYNIGKNAGGSIPHIHQHIVPRFPNEAGFLDVLANSRIVIYEPYEMQKEWIRIWKEFS; this is encoded by the coding sequence ATGGAAGAATCCAATTCTACTCAATGGGACGAACCCAGGAAAAATCTTTTTTCCATTCACAAACTGGATTACGCAAGAGGAAAAAGACCCGAAGTAGATTGTATTCTTTGCGGAATCTGTAGAAAAGATCCGGATGTTCCCAATCTTACCGTCTCCGAAACCGATCTCACGATCGTTTCCGTAAATTTATATCCTTACAATCCTGGACATCTGATGATCTTTCCCAAAAGACATATCCTCGCATACGAAGAGATGACCGCGCAGGAAGCTCTGGAAATTCACGAAGGCGCTTCCAAGGCGATTCGGATTCTTAAAAAACTTTGGAACGTACAAGGATTCAATCTGGGTTACAATATCGGGAAAAACGCGGGCGGTTCGATTCCGCATATCCACCAGCATATCGTCCCGAGGTTTCCGAACGAGGCCGGCTTTTTGGACGTATTAGCAAATTCAAGAATTGTAATCTACGAACCCTACGAAATGCAGAAGGAATGGATTCGGATCTGGAAAGAATTTTCGTAA
- a CDS encoding CheR family methyltransferase: MTDIQSGLNAISDEDFQFVKSLMYKETGIFLADHKKIMVQSRLNGRARHFGLKTVSDYIGRLRADHAFFSSELTELINRITTNKTDFYRENHHFEFLRDTFFPSVEEKAAKNGKKILRIWSSACSTGEEPYTIAMTCLEYFAFKPGWDIKIYASDIDTNVINTAKEGIYREERLLPVDEKLKNKYFIKVRDSERDEITYHAKPELKTLIDFRKVNLLETPYPIPDKLDCVFCRNVIIYFDKPTQKKIFENFEKVLKDRGLLIIGHSETLFGISESYKFLGHTIYQKKPVV, from the coding sequence ATGACAGATATTCAGTCCGGCCTGAACGCGATTTCCGATGAAGATTTTCAATTCGTAAAATCTCTTATGTACAAAGAGACAGGAATTTTTTTGGCTGACCATAAGAAGATTATGGTCCAGTCCCGCCTCAACGGACGAGCGAGGCATTTCGGCTTAAAAACGGTTTCCGATTATATCGGTAGACTTCGCGCCGATCATGCCTTTTTTAGCAGTGAACTCACGGAACTCATCAACAGAATCACAACGAACAAGACCGACTTTTATCGGGAAAATCATCACTTCGAATTTTTGAGAGATACCTTTTTTCCGTCTGTCGAAGAGAAGGCCGCGAAGAACGGGAAAAAAATCCTTAGAATTTGGTCTAGCGCGTGTTCGACGGGAGAAGAACCGTATACGATCGCGATGACTTGTCTCGAATACTTCGCCTTCAAACCGGGATGGGATATCAAGATCTACGCGTCGGATATCGATACCAACGTGATCAATACGGCGAAAGAAGGAATCTATAGAGAGGAACGCCTTCTCCCCGTGGACGAAAAGTTAAAGAACAAATATTTTATCAAGGTCAGGGATTCCGAACGAGACGAGATTACCTATCATGCGAAACCGGAACTCAAAACTCTGATCGATTTTAGAAAGGTGAATCTTTTGGAAACTCCGTATCCGATTCCGGATAAGCTGGACTGCGTTTTTTGTAGAAACGTAATCATCTACTTCGACAAGCCGACTCAGAAGAAAATATTCGAAAACTTCGAAAAGGTTCTGAAAGACAGAGGACTTTTGATCATAGGACATTCGGAAACGTTATTCGGCATTTCGGAAAGTTACAAGTTCTTAGGACACACGATCTATCAGAAAAAGCCGGTCGTCTAA
- a CDS encoding STAS domain-containing protein has protein sequence MVFNEKVYISLKLNDLTLEHEELRNYLNSFLKENPTCIVLDFSNIEVISSVALGVLLSFVNRVRSLGIDVETVHVSHRLKQILKLVSLDRVFGAL, from the coding sequence ATGGTTTTCAATGAGAAAGTTTACATATCTTTAAAATTGAACGACCTAACTTTGGAACACGAGGAACTAAGAAATTATCTCAATTCCTTTCTGAAAGAGAATCCAACTTGCATCGTTCTCGACTTCTCCAATATAGAGGTCATTTCTTCCGTGGCCTTGGGAGTGTTGCTGAGCTTTGTAAATCGGGTTCGTAGTTTGGGAATCGACGTGGAAACGGTACATGTTTCTCATCGTCTAAAGCAAATTTTGAAACTTGTATCTCTTGACAGAGTTTTCGGTGCTCTATAA
- a CDS encoding putative signal transducing protein, giving the protein MEPFEREQDDSDGFSARFETSDPILLSIVKSFLDANGIHYFVTGEELFFLEGAAVPAASHCAIVYLMNQDYPILKEFLERENH; this is encoded by the coding sequence ATGGAACCCTTTGAAAGAGAACAAGACGATTCGGACGGATTTTCAGCCAGATTTGAGACCTCCGATCCGATTTTACTTTCGATCGTGAAATCGTTTTTGGACGCGAACGGGATCCACTACTTTGTCACCGGTGAGGAATTATTTTTCCTCGAAGGAGCGGCGGTTCCCGCGGCGTCCCACTGCGCGATCGTTTATCTGATGAATCAGGACTACCCGATCTTGAAAGAGTTTTTAGAAAGAGAGAATCATTGA
- a CDS encoding menaquinone biosynthetic enzyme MqnA/MqnD family protein — translation MKIGIVKHLNARPLTWGFEKDSKNRIVPDNPALLKDYLLKGEIDLGLISSIECIRNREILNAYQTTGVCAREKVRSILFFKNLKEEYPPKVILTDNGSKTSMALVRVLVHEESGKIPDVIPTDSKIIQEQIENGIGSHMLFGDNALLAKWNAEFYEVRDLAQWWNQITDLGFIFALWASKKPLQVEESLLIQSLEYGITHIEEIISQESRLPETVVREYLTRELHYRVTEEDRKGFLLFGEKCKELDLL, via the coding sequence TTGAAAATAGGAATCGTTAAACATCTAAATGCAAGACCCTTAACATGGGGTTTCGAAAAGGATTCAAAGAACCGAATCGTTCCCGATAACCCGGCACTACTCAAAGACTATTTATTGAAAGGCGAGATCGACTTAGGTTTAATTTCTTCGATAGAATGTATTCGAAATCGGGAAATCCTCAACGCGTATCAAACCACCGGAGTTTGCGCCAGAGAAAAGGTTCGATCCATTCTTTTCTTTAAGAATTTAAAGGAGGAATACCCTCCCAAGGTCATTCTTACCGATAACGGTTCCAAAACGAGCATGGCTTTGGTCCGAGTTTTGGTTCACGAGGAATCCGGAAAAATCCCGGATGTGATCCCGACCGATTCTAAAATCATTCAAGAACAAATCGAAAACGGAATCGGCTCGCATATGCTTTTTGGAGACAACGCTCTATTAGCAAAATGGAATGCAGAATTTTACGAAGTCCGCGACCTGGCCCAGTGGTGGAATCAGATCACGGATCTCGGTTTCATCTTCGCGCTCTGGGCGAGCAAAAAACCGCTCCAAGTAGAGGAATCACTTTTGATCCAATCTTTGGAATACGGAATCACTCATATCGAAGAAATCATTTCGCAAGAATCCCGACTTCCGGAAACGGTCGTGAGAGAATATCTGACAAGGGAACTTCATTACAGGGTAACGGAAGAAGATCGAAAAGGTTTTCTTCTTTTTGGGGAAAAGTGCAAGGAACTCGATCTTTTGTAG
- a CDS encoding acyl-CoA thioesterase, with product MGKNIRKEEFDFYHALRVRYAESDLQGIVFNANYLTYFDVAITEYFRWCGLPYGELNSKFQADFHVIHCEIDYKSPARFDEEIQIYLKGSVSGVKVFWDLAIFRESELLCSGKLVYACVDSKSGSLKKVDSKLATFLKWSPKVSSSRET from the coding sequence ATGGGAAAAAATATTAGAAAAGAAGAATTTGATTTTTACCATGCCTTGAGAGTGCGTTACGCGGAATCCGATCTGCAAGGGATCGTCTTCAACGCGAATTATCTGACCTACTTCGACGTTGCGATCACAGAATACTTTCGATGGTGCGGACTTCCTTACGGAGAATTGAATTCTAAATTTCAAGCGGACTTTCACGTAATCCACTGTGAAATCGACTACAAGAGTCCGGCCCGTTTTGACGAAGAAATTCAAATCTACTTGAAGGGAAGCGTATCGGGTGTAAAAGTTTTTTGGGACCTCGCTATTTTTCGGGAAAGTGAACTACTCTGTTCCGGAAAACTCGTTTACGCTTGTGTAGATTCCAAATCGGGAAGCCTAAAAAAAGTCGATTCGAAACTTGCAACTTTTCTAAAGTGGTCTCCGAAAGTTTCTTCCTCACGGGAAACGTGA
- a CDS encoding LIC11874 family lipoprotein, with product MSHFYGRLSKFLFFSFILLFFINCFDYEETVTINHDFTGTLEVSYVVPTRRNSDESLIKFLPTRKDEISNRLNKGFFSKNIVLKDYSFQKIVTPETDPSLFREKAKVYYKVEFQDLSQIEDAMLGKVQVRKKGNTIYVKREIPTISRGPETLKKDGEKKIYSETLRLLRTSSILFKVNFPIASVCRSNRGDVNLGKLSYRLPLAETIEKTGNNSWDYRITVIY from the coding sequence ATGAGCCATTTTTACGGCCGATTGTCCAAGTTTTTATTCTTCTCCTTTATCCTTTTATTTTTTATCAATTGTTTTGATTACGAGGAAACGGTCACGATCAATCACGATTTTACGGGGACATTAGAAGTTTCTTATGTTGTTCCGACCCGGAGAAACTCCGACGAATCCTTGATCAAATTTCTTCCGACTCGAAAGGATGAGATTTCCAATCGCCTCAACAAAGGTTTTTTTTCTAAGAATATCGTTCTCAAGGATTATTCTTTTCAAAAGATCGTGACTCCAGAAACGGATCCGAGTCTGTTTCGTGAAAAAGCCAAGGTCTATTACAAGGTAGAATTTCAGGATCTTTCTCAGATCGAGGATGCGATGCTGGGGAAGGTTCAGGTTCGAAAAAAGGGGAATACGATCTATGTTAAGAGAGAAATTCCGACCATAAGCAGAGGCCCCGAAACTCTCAAAAAAGACGGGGAAAAGAAAATTTATTCGGAAACGTTACGGCTTCTTCGGACGAGTTCGATTCTTTTCAAGGTGAATTTTCCGATCGCTTCGGTTTGTCGTTCCAATCGGGGAGATGTGAATCTCGGAAAATTGAGCTATCGTCTTCCGTTAGCCGAAACGATTGAAAAGACCGGAAACAATTCTTGGGATTATAGAATCACCGTAATCTATTAA
- a CDS encoding ammonium transporter — MRWYFVLILALLSTGVFAQDAPIAEAAAAVPDPAIKAVSDELATLRSETNWLWTCIAAFLVFFMQAGFAYVEAGFTRAKNVVNILMKNFIDFCFGSIFFWLIGFSIMFGPQIFPGFGIGIPGLADSLIVKEGSPDKWGFAFLIFQMVFAATAATIVSGAMAERTKFVSYIIFSALITAFIYPMFGSLAWAGLWGLGKGYLEQMGFIDFAGSTVVHSVGGWAGLAGALILGPRIGKYQDGKLFPILGHNMSMAALGVFILWFGWFGFNPGSTTSVSGGNFAVIAVTTNMSAAAGALSAMIVTWIMFKKPDIGLSLNGALAGLVAITSPCANVSISSAVIIGLVAGILVVLSVLFFDRIHIDDPVGAVSVHGVCGAWGTLAAGLFAQEAYGGVNGLFFGGELSVVLVQLTGIGIAFVWSFGASSIIFLALKYTVGLRVSEDEEITGLDILEHGNEAYPISK; from the coding sequence ATGCGTTGGTATTTTGTATTAATCCTCGCTCTGCTGTCTACAGGAGTTTTTGCCCAAGACGCTCCTATAGCGGAAGCCGCGGCCGCCGTCCCTGATCCTGCGATCAAAGCAGTGAGTGACGAGCTGGCCACCTTGAGGTCCGAGACCAATTGGCTCTGGACTTGTATCGCCGCGTTTTTGGTTTTTTTCATGCAAGCGGGTTTTGCTTACGTGGAAGCGGGGTTTACTCGAGCTAAGAACGTAGTGAACATCTTGATGAAGAACTTCATCGATTTCTGTTTCGGTTCGATCTTTTTCTGGCTGATCGGATTCTCCATTATGTTCGGACCTCAGATTTTCCCCGGTTTTGGAATCGGAATTCCCGGCCTTGCGGATTCTCTGATCGTAAAAGAAGGAAGTCCTGACAAATGGGGATTCGCATTCTTAATCTTCCAGATGGTTTTTGCCGCGACCGCGGCGACGATCGTATCCGGTGCGATGGCGGAAAGAACGAAATTCGTTTCGTATATTATCTTTTCTGCATTGATTACCGCGTTTATCTATCCAATGTTCGGAAGTCTTGCTTGGGCCGGACTTTGGGGACTCGGTAAGGGATACTTAGAACAAATGGGCTTTATCGATTTTGCCGGTTCTACCGTGGTTCACTCGGTCGGAGGTTGGGCGGGTCTTGCGGGAGCTCTGATCCTCGGACCTCGGATCGGTAAGTATCAGGACGGAAAGTTGTTCCCGATCTTAGGACACAACATGTCTATGGCGGCCTTGGGAGTTTTTATCCTTTGGTTCGGTTGGTTCGGATTCAACCCCGGTTCTACGACTTCCGTAAGCGGTGGAAACTTCGCGGTGATTGCAGTGACGACGAATATGTCGGCGGCCGCGGGCGCCTTGTCCGCGATGATCGTGACTTGGATTATGTTCAAGAAGCCGGACATCGGATTATCTCTGAATGGAGCTCTCGCAGGTCTCGTAGCGATTACTTCTCCTTGTGCGAATGTGAGCATTTCTTCCGCGGTGATCATCGGTCTGGTAGCGGGAATTCTTGTGGTTCTGAGCGTTCTATTCTTCGATCGAATCCATATCGACGACCCTGTGGGAGCGGTTTCGGTTCACGGGGTTTGTGGAGCCTGGGGAACTCTGGCCGCGGGTCTTTTCGCTCAAGAAGCGTATGGCGGGGTCAACGGTCTATTCTTCGGAGGAGAACTGTCGGTGGTTTTGGTTCAGCTTACCGGAATTGGGATCGCGTTCGTTTGGTCTTTTGGAGCGAGTTCGATCATTTTTCTCGCCTTGAAATATACCGTCGGATTGCGTGTCTCCGAAGACGAAGAGATCACCGGTTTGGATATTCTGGAACACGGGAACGAAGCCTACCCGATTTCCAAATAA
- a CDS encoding SpoIIE family protein phosphatase: protein MIELKLGQRKVVSFRGNHKVVGGLTEKNKIDILLYISKEFASVDKHDELYNSVTNICKDIFECDNTTLRIWKDGMLVPVRYLRETTPPRRSVTVNEGYSGHTFKTKTSLLVQNLSYHPEYIDEGEATLSVMCVPILYKDEVLGTIAVESEHSFFYIEDDIEILEALASQLALALTSVRLIEGLVEANQREAGILKQLEFDMKMGRNVQSQIINTNIAPWNGIHFGTYYEPMTEVSGDYFDVVRHGNAVTVIIADVSGHGIPAALVTMSIHYQFRRCTSLGLGLTEILTELGESIRPQLPEGTYFTAFILRIYGDYSYSYVNGAHQKLIHFRNDTGVIDELDSNGVPMGIFEVNRNNFEEKQGRINPGDILILTSDGIVEQKNPERQELGNARFLDWVRQEKQTLEEQRDRIYVGDLVDSLISRFKRYKGEARNGDDISIMALQCNPLLNKAKSMMNVAKTAAREKNDSLAYDKALDVYSLDDSIKDSLLLLGRMYYRDRNFPKAIQFLDKFVKTSGEDSAYIHYLIGRAYYETENVHEAKRSLKRSLAIDHTYSKASLRLARCYLKDNQSPKAIKVLQQGIKSAPTNEYLKISLKKLEDLMRKKEDPSLLGEDDDETKLAV, encoded by the coding sequence ATGATAGAACTAAAACTTGGTCAACGTAAGGTAGTCAGTTTCCGGGGAAACCACAAGGTCGTAGGTGGTTTGACCGAAAAAAATAAAATCGATATTCTCCTTTATATTAGTAAGGAGTTTGCATCGGTTGATAAACACGACGAACTCTATAATTCGGTAACAAACATTTGTAAGGATATCTTCGAATGTGACAACACTACTTTAAGAATCTGGAAGGACGGTATGTTGGTGCCCGTTCGTTATCTTCGAGAGACGACTCCTCCACGCAGAAGCGTCACCGTAAACGAAGGTTATTCCGGTCATACGTTTAAAACGAAAACGTCTCTTCTTGTGCAGAATCTTTCGTATCATCCGGAGTATATCGACGAAGGAGAAGCCACTCTTTCCGTTATGTGCGTTCCGATTCTTTATAAGGACGAGGTCCTCGGAACGATCGCCGTCGAATCGGAGCACAGCTTTTTTTACATCGAAGACGATATCGAAATTCTAGAAGCATTGGCTTCTCAACTGGCACTTGCTCTTACCTCCGTTCGTTTGATCGAAGGTCTTGTGGAAGCCAATCAGAGAGAAGCGGGAATTCTCAAACAACTCGAGTTTGATATGAAGATGGGCCGCAACGTCCAGAGTCAGATCATCAACACGAACATCGCTCCTTGGAACGGAATTCATTTCGGGACGTATTACGAACCGATGACCGAAGTTTCAGGAGATTACTTCGACGTTGTGCGACACGGGAATGCTGTAACGGTGATCATCGCGGACGTTTCGGGACACGGAATTCCCGCGGCTCTTGTTACGATGTCGATTCACTATCAATTCAGAAGATGTACTTCTCTCGGTCTCGGACTTACCGAAATTCTTACGGAATTGGGAGAATCGATCCGTCCTCAGCTTCCGGAAGGAACATACTTCACCGCGTTTATTTTAAGAATCTACGGAGACTATTCTTATTCTTACGTGAACGGCGCGCATCAAAAGCTGATTCATTTTAGAAACGATACAGGAGTGATCGACGAACTCGATTCGAACGGGGTTCCTATGGGAATTTTCGAAGTGAATCGGAACAACTTTGAAGAGAAGCAAGGCCGTATCAATCCTGGAGACATCCTGATTCTTACGTCAGACGGAATCGTGGAACAAAAAAATCCGGAACGTCAAGAGCTTGGTAACGCAAGGTTTTTGGATTGGGTGAGACAGGAAAAACAAACCCTAGAAGAACAAAGAGATCGTATCTACGTGGGAGATTTGGTCGATTCTTTGATTTCTAGATTCAAAAGATACAAAGGAGAAGCAAGAAACGGAGATGATATCTCCATCATGGCTCTTCAGTGTAATCCGCTTTTGAATAAAGCGAAGTCCATGATGAACGTCGCGAAAACCGCGGCTCGCGAGAAAAACGATTCTCTTGCTTACGATAAGGCTTTGGATGTTTATTCTCTGGACGATTCGATCAAGGACAGCCTTCTTCTTCTCGGAAGAATGTATTATAGAGACCGCAACTTTCCGAAGGCGATTCAGTTCTTGGATAAGTTCGTAAAAACTTCCGGTGAAGATTCAGCTTACATTCATTATCTGATCGGAAGAGCGTATTACGAAACGGAAAACGTTCACGAGGCCAAACGGTCCCTCAAACGTTCTCTCGCGATCGATCATACGTATTCGAAAGCGAGTCTGCGCTTGGCAAGATGTTATCTGAAGGACAATCAAAGTCCGAAGGCGATCAAGGTTCTTCAACAAGGAATCAAGAGCGCTCCTACTAACGAGTATCTAAAAATTTCTCTCAAAAAGTTGGAAGACTTGATGCGTAAAAAGGAAGATCCGTCTCTTCTCGGTGAAGATGACGACGAGACAAAACTGGCTGTTTGA
- a CDS encoding alpha/beta hydrolase — MLAILKNRRSPFYLATTFLILLLFALLASTLAFIFTGVLILILLIHPLLLNWIGKLYGQEDIADEVHFAKTKDGWNLALHRHIPPQPNRQLAPVLVVHGIATNKYVVDLDRRHSLPYYLKLRGYEVFAVSLRGCGRSYYESPTRYEDFTFDDIVKYDVPAMIDKVKKITGAERISYVGHSMGAMILYSHFCISEPKDTKDIGAFVSLGGPGNLNHIGITLIGLLSRFPRARKMLDLKFGASILAPLAGELYTPIDEILYNPKVTSSRTVKKIMKNAIENISDGVTEQFMRWIETKEMHSLNGFYDYVRLQKKINVPSLFIAGEKDVIATPESVRSVFENAGTKKKEFRVISKANGSSEDYGHACLVMGDRADDDVFQYVESFLHKYGTRSQPGFANKIKEGFLSIFSRFRKSSSL, encoded by the coding sequence GTGCTCGCGATCTTAAAGAATCGTAGAAGTCCATTCTACTTAGCCACCACTTTTCTTATTCTTCTATTATTCGCACTTCTCGCTTCCACGCTCGCATTTATCTTTACCGGGGTTTTGATCTTAATTCTTCTTATCCATCCTCTGCTTTTGAACTGGATCGGCAAGTTGTACGGACAAGAGGATATTGCGGACGAGGTTCACTTTGCAAAGACGAAAGACGGTTGGAATTTGGCGCTTCACAGACACATTCCTCCTCAACCGAATCGTCAGCTTGCGCCGGTTCTTGTAGTTCACGGAATTGCGACGAACAAGTATGTTGTCGATCTGGACAGAAGACATTCTCTTCCTTATTATCTAAAGCTCAGAGGTTACGAAGTATTCGCTGTTTCTCTTCGAGGTTGTGGAAGATCGTATTACGAAAGTCCGACCCGTTACGAAGACTTTACCTTCGACGATATCGTCAAATACGATGTTCCCGCGATGATCGATAAGGTGAAGAAGATCACGGGAGCGGAGCGCATTTCCTACGTGGGTCATTCCATGGGAGCGATGATTCTTTATTCTCATTTTTGTATTTCCGAGCCGAAGGACACAAAAGACATCGGTGCCTTTGTTTCCTTGGGAGGACCGGGAAATCTGAATCATATCGGAATTACTCTGATCGGTCTTCTTTCCAGGTTTCCTAGAGCGAGAAAGATGTTGGATCTAAAATTCGGCGCATCGATTCTCGCACCTTTAGCCGGAGAACTTTATACTCCGATCGATGAAATTCTTTATAATCCGAAAGTGACTTCTTCACGAACGGTAAAGAAGATCATGAAGAATGCGATCGAGAACATCAGCGACGGCGTGACCGAACAATTTATGCGTTGGATCGAAACCAAAGAAATGCATTCTCTCAACGGCTTTTACGATTACGTTCGTCTCCAAAAGAAAATCAATGTTCCTTCTCTCTTTATTGCGGGAGAAAAAGACGTGATCGCGACCCCGGAATCGGTTCGTTCCGTATTCGAAAACGCAGGGACAAAGAAAAAAGAATTCAGAGTGATCTCGAAGGCGAACGGATCTTCGGAAGATTACGGACACGCTTGTCTTGTGATGGGCGATCGCGCGGACGACGACGTCTTTCAATACGTAGAATCCTTTCTTCACAAATACGGAACCCGGTCTCAACCAGGTTTCGCAAATAAAATCAAAGAGGGTTTTCTTTCGATCTTTTCCAGGTTTCGCAAATCTTCCTCCCTTTAA
- a CDS encoding glycerol kinase 5: protein MINSKGKYVLSIDSGGSGIRAFLLDRKGKIVERQYEKTPPNIPAPGALEHDPEVLWKALLSLLKKIQKKKELAKEIAVLGICNQRGSFLLWEKSSGKPLTPLISWADVRSYKTADEMNQNFIWRLIRLVSTVIGNLTNHPMMIATSMLKFTTDHATCRLKWVLDENPELKARCKKGEVLFGTLDTWFIYKLTGGKNHLTDSSNAVATGMFNPFQLIWNKPIFSIFGIPANLFPEVKDSNGDFGHCLPEFLGGNSVPIRASIGDQMAALFGQCCFEPGEVKISQGSGAFVDINIGPKAKLSKRGLFPMIAWRLNGQTTYMLEGFVATAGTLIDWLGKGIGLSDTPKVLNELAAQADDTEGVVFIPYPTGARFPYFNPKAKASISGLSLATHRRHIARAVLEGIALSLFEVLEGIQKDTKVKIKEIKVDGGVSQSDILLQCLADFSNMRVNRAPEPDMTATGAAYLAGLAVGFWKDTEELKSLQKGYKTFEPKMDPERRTQKLQRWKKAVSATLSIE from the coding sequence ATGATTAATTCAAAAGGAAAATACGTTCTTTCCATCGACAGCGGGGGAAGCGGGATTCGAGCCTTTTTACTCGATCGCAAGGGAAAAATCGTCGAAAGACAGTATGAAAAAACTCCTCCCAATATTCCGGCCCCCGGGGCCCTCGAACACGATCCGGAAGTCCTCTGGAAAGCGCTTCTTTCACTTCTGAAGAAAATTCAAAAAAAGAAAGAACTCGCAAAGGAAATTGCAGTATTAGGAATTTGTAATCAACGAGGTTCATTTCTTCTCTGGGAAAAATCTTCCGGAAAACCGCTCACACCACTGATCAGTTGGGCCGATGTCCGTTCTTATAAAACCGCAGATGAGATGAATCAGAATTTTATCTGGCGTTTGATTCGTCTTGTTTCTACTGTGATCGGGAATCTTACCAATCATCCGATGATGATTGCGACCTCGATGCTTAAGTTTACGACCGATCACGCGACCTGTCGTCTGAAATGGGTTTTAGATGAGAATCCGGAACTCAAAGCACGTTGTAAAAAGGGAGAGGTTCTTTTCGGAACCTTGGACACTTGGTTTATTTATAAACTCACCGGCGGTAAGAATCACCTTACCGATTCGTCTAACGCCGTCGCTACGGGAATGTTCAATCCGTTTCAGTTGATCTGGAACAAGCCGATCTTTTCCATTTTCGGAATTCCCGCGAATCTCTTTCCGGAAGTAAAGGATAGTAACGGAGATTTTGGTCATTGTCTTCCCGAGTTTCTCGGCGGAAACTCCGTTCCGATCCGCGCTTCGATCGGGGATCAGATGGCCGCCCTTTTTGGTCAGTGTTGTTTCGAACCGGGAGAAGTAAAAATCTCCCAGGGCTCCGGTGCCTTTGTCGATATCAACATCGGACCCAAGGCGAAACTTTCCAAGAGGGGACTCTTCCCGATGATCGCTTGGAGACTCAATGGTCAAACGACATATATGTTAGAAGGTTTTGTCGCAACCGCGGGAACTCTGATCGATTGGCTTGGAAAGGGAATCGGACTTTCCGATACGCCGAAGGTCTTGAACGAACTCGCCGCACAAGCGGACGATACGGAAGGTGTCGTCTTTATTCCGTATCCAACGGGCGCTCGTTTTCCGTATTTTAATCCGAAGGCGAAGGCTTCTATCAGTGGCCTTTCTCTCGCGACTCACAGAAGACATATTGCAAGAGCCGTCCTGGAAGGAATCGCTCTGAGTCTCTTTGAAGTTTTAGAAGGAATTCAAAAAGATACAAAAGTGAAGATCAAAGAAATCAAAGTCGACGGCGGTGTTTCTCAATCCGATATCCTTCTTCAATGTCTTGCAGACTTTTCTAATATGAGAGTCAATCGTGCTCCTGAGCCGGATATGACCGCGACCGGTGCGGCGTATCTTGCCGGTCTCGCGGTCGGATTCTGGAAGGACACAGAAGAACTCAAATCCTTACAAAAAGGATACAAGACCTTCGAACCGAAGATGGATCCGGAAAGACGAACTCAAAAATTGCAACGTTGGAAAAAGGCGGTCTCTGCGACGCTTTCGATCGAGTAG